ATTATTGCTTGGAATTAATATAACAAGATAAGTAGACTTGTGAAGCAAAAGAGAGTATGAGTTTTAGTAGATGGAACAATATCATGGTCTTTTGGTTGTAAATAAGCCTCAAGGAATTACTTCAGCAGCTTGTACGTATTATTTAAAAAAAATGGGGCAAAGAAAAATTGGCCATGCAGGAACATTAGATCCTATGGCACAAGGTGTGTTGCTTATCCTTTTAGGACATGGGACAAAAATTTTTAACTATCTTCTTGAAGGAGGAGAAAAAGTATATAAGGCAACAGTTTGTTTTGGACAAACTACAGATACTTGGGATAGAGAAGGAAAAGTCCTTACAACACAGAGTTGGGAACATATTACTTCAGAAGAGGTTAGGGAACATATTTTTTCTTGGAAAGGTATAAACAAGCAGCTTATCCCACCATATTCTGCTGCTAAATATCAGGGGCAGCCTTTATATGCTTTATCCCGTAAAGGGGAAAACACTCCACATAAAACAAAGAAAATAGAAATTTCATGTGTGGAAGTTCTTACTATTAACCTCCCATATGTAACCTTTCGAGTTACATGTAGTTCTGGTACCTATATACGCTCTCTAGCCCACAGCTTGGGGATGCGAATGAGGTGTGGGGCTGTTCTCACAGAGCTGACTCGAGAGTATAGTTATCCTTTTGGGCTTGATACAGCAATTCCATTTGAGGATCTTGTAACCAATCCAGATTTATTACTAGATCGGATTATTCCTATTACAGCAGCATTGCCTGACTGGTCAATTGTTGTTGTTAATAAAAGTGAGGTTTCACAGATTAAAAATGGTATTCCCCTTTTTAG
The sequence above is drawn from the Lawsonia intracellularis PHE/MN1-00 genome and encodes:
- the truB gene encoding tRNA pseudouridine(55) synthase TruB, with the translated sequence MEQYHGLLVVNKPQGITSAACTYYLKKMGQRKIGHAGTLDPMAQGVLLILLGHGTKIFNYLLEGGEKVYKATVCFGQTTDTWDREGKVLTTQSWEHITSEEVREHIFSWKGINKQLIPPYSAAKYQGQPLYALSRKGENTPHKTKKIEISCVEVLTINLPYVTFRVTCSSGTYIRSLAHSLGMRMRCGAVLTELTREYSYPFGLDTAIPFEDLVTNPDLLLDRIIPITAALPDWSIVVVNKSEVSQIKNGIPLFRRDTTCLSGKKTVLLLEDGTPLALAEAMNTSNGAVWTLLRGLWT